One Eurosta solidaginis isolate ZX-2024a chromosome 1, ASM4086904v1, whole genome shotgun sequence genomic window, CGTGGGGTTGGAGGCACATCAACACATCTATGGGTCATGACACCCGGTTACAATGGAACTCCACGTTCGAGTTAAACAACTCTTCCGAATTTGGATCCCAGTCAAAGCCTCCACGGTGCTTCCGAGGGGATCCATCCCAATCGAGCAGATGTagagcaagctccgcgggcttATCTGATCACCGTGGTAACAACTTAAAAGTCTTTTGTCAGACTTTCGCCGTCGAAACTACATTCGGTAATATACAGATACTCCGGACCGCTGGTctactaaaataaaaattaagagaaaagTGTGGTGGGGTTAAAACCTCAAAAACCTAACATTTTGACCATTAATTGGCAACTTACGTCTTCACCGTCGAAATACATCCAAATTATACCTATTTAGCAAATCAACCAACCCACTAGTGGAGAGGTTCGAGCATGGCCTGCATTCCATAGCACGACTGTGCTCTCACTTTTAATTTTTGGAGACTCATACATTCAACCTATTTACCCCAACAATTATTCCCCCACAATTAAATCCCTTAACTTCGAGTACTCCAAACATTGCAAACAATGTAcacacatgttgttgttgttgttgtagcgataaggttactccccgaaggctttggggagtgctatcgatgtgatggtcctttgccggatacagatccggtacgctccggtaccacagcaccattaacgtgctagcccgaccatctcgggaacgatttatgtagccacattaaaccttcacgcCATTCCCTCCATCCCCaccgccaagttccatgaggagcttggggtcgccagagcctcgtctgttagtgaaacaggattcgccgcggataggtgaggttgacaattgggtttggagaagctatatattgcgctggccacctgaagggttgcgctacacagccccttgaatctggtattttagtcgcctcttacgacaggcatacctaccgcgggtatattctgatcccctaacccccTGGGGTACACACATCTGTAAATAAAATGCGACAGAAAGGTAAACATGCCAACAACATACATCTCTGGATATTTAGGAGACGTCTGAGACCATGAGCAGTCGTAACCATGTGATACCATATGGCAGCCATATTATAAGCACAAGGTGCAAAGAGGCCACGATAAACTGCACGAATGGCACGACACCTCAGGCCTGAGTCGCTACCAACGACGCGACGCAACTGCCCTGAAATTTTTAACATGTGTGGGATGAAATTCATTCCTTCTCTCATGATCAGCCCCAGGTCTTGACTTCAGTCGAATACATGATGCTGACTCCGCCTATACTCACAACCGGTGGACAACTTCTCGACTCTGACCTTAATCAGCAATGTCACCGTTTTTCCCACCGATATGTTAGTATGACCtcttaaaaaacttatttctaggCATTGTTAAAGCTGGTTTACATGGAGCTATTAATTATCTTTGATGTAAGTGGTGTTTTGACGTACACAGTAAATCTTCCCCTAAATTGGTGGTTTAACATCTAAAAGCATTTGGTTTTGCAACAAAGCTCTCCAAAAGCTTTGGAACGGTACCTGGCGAAAAATTTAAACTCTAGGACCCTCAAATCGTTTACCACTTATTACTTCCAACGGAATATCGGGCTCTTTCGTCTGCCGCTTCCGTAGGAGGTTTCCGACAAGAATACCTTCTAGGCTGGTGCATCTTTTATTCGCTCGAAAAGGGCTAGCCAGAGTAGCCGTTGTTTTTTAGTTCGGTGAACTGTTTTGTAGGACTTTACGTACCAAGTGCCTACTCAGTCCAAGAATGCCAGGATGGCgtttttgtttgtgttaatgcttgGTCTCAGCTATCATGGAAGAAGACGTTTAGATATGAAAACATACTACAAGGGATTTTTAGGCCGAGTGGCAATTAAATGTCTTAGTTTTCTACTCCCTTTCAATTCTGGACTAACACTTAACATTCGctgatctcttcaagagatgtcCCAAGATATGGCTCCCGGGCACGGGGGCGTTGATGGAAACTGTATTGCTGACGAACTTGCTAGGCAGGATTCTTTCTGGCAAAGAACGCCTAGACGTACCCTTTGCCACACGCTAAAAGAGTATTTGCATCTACGGTAAAGCCAACGATAGTTGGCTACTAACCTCAGGATTTCAGACATTTAAGCAATCCAGGACAAAGTATAATCTTAAGATATCCAATCACGTTTACACCCTAGGAGAGCATGGGCTGCATGGGCTGCGCAGCCTTTATCAGGTATTCGAAATGTTTCGTAAAGGAGAGCATTCGCACTTTTCTTGTTGCTTTTTATCTCAACGTGGGTtgaattattgttttattatcgccTAACCCAAGGaacccaaggaaacttgcagcttCAGCAGGCGTGGGCCAGAGAGAGATGGGGGttagttccacattgcaattgaaaatatggtcgGAGTCATGTGGGGATACGTTGTAATACATTATGTaattcggggttgattctggataggtaggactttaacctgttgcagtatccagttcgaagttgaactagagtgacgcgcatgttgttgttgttgttgttgtagcgattagttactccccgaaggttttggggagtgttatcgatgtgatggtcctttgtcggatacagatccgatacgctccggtaacacagcaccattaaggtgctggcccgaccatctcgggaacgatttatatggccacattaaaccttcaggccatccctccctccccacccccaagttccatgaggagcttggggtcgccagagcctcgtctgttagtgaaacgggattcgccgctcgaaggtgaggttcacaattgggttgaagaagctatatattgcgctacacaaccccttgaatcccagtgACGCGCATCTCGCTGGGGAGTTAAgggtatttaaatttaaataacagGGTTCACCGTGTTCTGTTAATATCACTGAGGGCCgtttgtgtttttcttctacatTCTGCtgcgttctcaggtgccgtattacctcataatgcttgcggagatgacttcttaagtccctgGTAGGCGAGgcttcttcaatcagatgtctatcgGGATGCGCAGttatctgggtattcaacagaaactggttGTTCAACATtccatttctctccctaatgtggATTACTCTCGCCTCACAATGTAAGGGGCGTTTTGGGGACATACGGAAAAAACGGAGACAGCCCGTAGCAGTTCAGAGAgaggtgttttgacaggcctgttgttgttgttgttgacaggcctgtattttctttcaGTGATTAACCTTAAGGCTCGGCGATAATATCGGGGACGAGTAGCTTGCAAACGGTCGGCTAATTGCTTTGAAAGTGTTAAACAGCGTCTCTTTATCTTCACactaagtgctgccggcaagagatttaaggattttaGGTAATGCTcgccaaaatttagatcctgatcgaacgctTGTGCGTTCTTCTGACAACGTTGTCCGCTTAAAACTTTAATACCAATATTATGTAAAAGTATAGCGCTGTTTGAAAATTGATGTTGATAGAGGATTTGACGtttgtaaaataattttattgttggtagagaaattttcaaaattaaatctAATATCATTTGAGCTAAAATTTTAAACTAGAATCAACGAGTATATGTGGATGATGAGTCAGATATAATTTTTCATTATAATTAGTGGAGGGCATTGAAGGTAAGCCGACGATATAGAACATTTATACACTAGTTTTATTAAATCTCTCAaccaatttataactttttgcgGCTTATATAAGTATATTAAATTATAGTTTATCAAGCTTGTCATTTATTTTTTCCAAGACCTTTGTCATCAACAGCAATGTTTGATCTAGTTTATTGATGGCACTttgttgttgtgtaaaaaaaCGTTCATCTCTTGCTTCTAAAGTTTTCATTAATTTATGGCAGCAACACTTTACGCTATCTTCTTTAGCTGAACTCTGGCGATTGGATTTTACAGGTGTTGAAGGCCTCGACTGTATTGAAGAGCTCAGCTCGTTTTTGTCAGGATAGAAAATTGCATCAAACGGATATTCAACATCACTTTCATCTTCCTTTTCTACCGTTGATTCATTTGAATCTTCACTTTCCTATTAAAAGCAAACAAACGATTTATATATTTAGTAGATTTTGAAATGTTATTATAGTAAAATTTTTAACGTTTTATTACCTCAAGTGTATTGTCCATAGTGTCgtgagaattttcaatttttactttctttttttGGGGTTTTCCATCATGCAACACTAATTCTGAATATGCAGGAAGCGTGGAGTCGCTTAGGCCTTCTGCCTTGAGTTTACGTGCTCGGCAACGTAATGCTTTCTTCCAGTGTAAGAACTTCTGTGAATagtaaacttaaattaaaaatttagataaaaataCGTCCTTCtattatataaaaaagttttttcttccGGGAATATTTTATTTCAGTGGTATGATCTTTCTGTAGTatgtactgtttttttttttttgaagtaagagtaaaagtaaaagtaagaataagtgTAAGAGTAAGACTAAGGCTAAGAATAATAGGCTAAGGGTAAGTGGAAGGGTAAGAGAAAGAGTAAAGGTAA contains:
- the LOC137244797 gene encoding uncharacterized protein; protein product: MEADGSEQNRRYDRTSAEQIKCYVTYCKEHPEIPMYQTEKSYKTAPKRVQDLWTQLVNELNAMRGPTRDVKRWRLKFLHWKKALRCRARKLKAEGLSDSTLPAYSELVLHDGKPQKKKVKIENSHDTMDNTLEESEDSNESTVEKEDESDVEYPFDAIFYPDKNELSSSIQSRPSTPVKSNRQSSAKEDSVKCCCHKLMKTLEARDERFFTQQQSAINKLDQTLLLMTKVLEKINDKLDKL